DNA sequence from the Alosa sapidissima isolate fAloSap1 chromosome 13, fAloSap1.pri, whole genome shotgun sequence genome:
aagaagaagaagaagaagaagaagaagaagaagaagaagaagaagaagaagtagtagaagaagaagaagacttcggataacagaacagtgcattttcatgcactgtaatgagcaatgcaaaaacaaacctAGTTTCCTTGCAAAGGGTAGTACTAGCCTCGGGGAATGGGGCTCTGGTTAAGAAAATTTGCAAAGGCCCTACAAAATGGTCCGGTGTTGCCCAGTTTTCTCAGTTAAGGAAATGCGGTCTGAACACAAGCACCTTTTCAATTTAGTGATGTATGTCACCACTGTTCAGATGAATGCCATTCAGGAACATTTGTTATCTTAATTAAATGGTACTACAACAGAGACATAACTGCTGAATTGCACTATTACACACACTCtatttctccccccctctctctcgcactcattcacacacacacacacacacacacacacacacacacacagacacacacacacacacacacacacacacacaagcacacacagacacgcaaatAATGCAACAATGCTTTGACGCAAGGTCATAAAATTGAGCTTTGTCCAAGTGTTTGGACCATTCTGGCTACGACGACAGTCCAGTAGTCCAGTTCAGCCTCAGAAAAAGGCACGCTACCACAGAAGAATCGCAAGCTCACTGTCCCTGCGCACCACACAAAGCTGCTGAACTAGTCTCAGAGGTAAAGATTGATTTATTTTGCTCTGCTGAATTTTATGTGCACGTTCTTTGAATCTGAGCTATTATGTGGCAATTTTACTGgcaacacacatgctttttgCTGCCTTATAGTGTTGACACACTGTCTATCAGTCTCAAAGTGTGCCTCTGACCAAGAAATGCAACATGGGCAAAAAGATAAATATGACATTATGTAACAAACAAATAGTTACAATATACCAAACAGACATCGCTGCATAAACCTAAATTTACAGGCAAAATGAACTCCATATTAAGTATAGTAAAGTTAGCTTTTGGCATGGGATTCCACATGTCATCACACTAATTAGCTTCCTTCTACATGGATAGGAGCATGCACCTGGGGTAAAACCACTCATCAGCCTCGTGTGAGAGTATTCTTCTCTCTACCTTCTCTTCCCAGTGCAGTGGGTatcatagtagcctacatgcatgcTCCTCGCCCCAAGACCAGAAAGCACAACTTTTTATGTAAGACTGAAAGTTACAAAATAATGGCACACATCAACACTAACCAAAGAGAACAATTGTGAGTTATAATGACTGATTTACCTGGATTTCCCTGGCGTGATATATGATAATCAAACCCAGAAGAATGATGGTTGAAAGGCTGATCAGGCATTTTAGAGCTAATGAATACAAGGACTCCTGAAAGAGAAGAGCACACTTACATACCTTTACAATACAGGTCATTTTTAATTCTTTACTGCTATTTGCATGCAAGGTTTAGTTGAAATAGGTCTAAATCAAaataaatatactgtaggctacagtttggTACTATGTTCTCATGTcctaaaaagtaaataataaagAAACCGTATTGCTTTAAatcagataggctacatttatctTACAGCAACATTTCGTGTGTCATCTGTGGGCTATCATTTTACACGAACACCTGTACAGGTGTGCCTGATGACAGTGGCCATTAGGAGAATCGCTTCCTAAAACAGCTTAAATGTGCCTGACGATGGGCTTAAGGATGACCTTGTTCACAGTGCTTTTATGCACTTCACAAACTTGTGCTTTCCGTCTGCTGTCAACCTAAGCGCTAATGTATTCTGACCTAGATGAGGAGCTGCACAGCTCGGGATTGAGTTACGCACCTTTCCATATGCACCCCACGACAGTTCCGTCTCTATGACCATAACAACGATCCCAAACATCCCAAAGATCAGTGCATAGTCGCTTAACCGTTTTCTCTTTTCAAATAAGGCCCTTCTGTGTCCAAGCTTTTGCCCAATGTTCTGGTTCTTCTTTTTGCCCGATTTGTTGCCACTGTGGCTACATCCACCCCCTCCATCCCCCGATGCGTAAGGCATAAGAGTGGTCGAGTTGTTCTCCGGTTTAGAGGCTAGAGTGTCCGACGCATCCGCAGTGGAGATAGGCTGCAGCGGCTGGGACTCCGAATCAAACTCGTGTACGTTTCTGCGGGACGAGCTCAAGTTGCTCAACGGCCGCATTACGCCGCCGTTGTATCTGCAGCTGCTCATGGCTATTTGCTTATAAGAGTTACTCTCTCTGCGGCTGCTGGCCGGGCTGCCCCGCTGCCGACTGTGGCACtgctgatggtggtgatgatgatgtctGGATGAACTACCATGACTAGAGGGCGTGAACTCGCAAGCGCTTAACTGACAGCCTTGTCTCAAAGACGATACGGACGGTGTCCTTAAAGTTCCGTGAGGGGTAGGCGACGTCCCGTGAGAAATTAGGCTTTTCCGTGCATCGTAGTTATTGCAGGTGCAACCCCGGTCCTGCTGGCTGATGGAGCGTTCTTGGCGTCCGCAGTAGTGCTGGTACTTACAGTgttggagctgctgctgctccggATAGAAATCGTTCTGCAACTGCAATGGGCTTTCCATATCAGTGCTGCCGTTTAAAGCAGCAGGCGGGCAACACCGAGCATCTAGAGAGGGGGCGTTGTGGTAGGTGCGTGAGGAGAGCGACAGGGTTAAGATAGACCCTTATCGGCTCCTGTAGAATTGAAGCCAGGTATGCGATTGGATGTGCGCTCCAAAACAACTGGCCTGACGTCACCTTAGGCAGGTTGTTACATGTGTTTAAATATTAATTAATCTCCTTAAAATTACCAGTTAAAAATCAATCGTCATCAGCGCTGCACTTTTGAATTAACTAGTGAAAATACCTGGGGAAAACTACAGCTAGCCCACGTTGTCAACTGTGATGCTGTGTGAACTAATTCCTGGAAGTATGGCACTTGAATGGTTCCATTCATATTTTTTACGTAAATGGAGGACGGGTGCATCATGCAAATAATAACGTTTTTTGTAGCAAAGTAACCTTGATTATTTGTGTGCTCTGGTCGACCATCGAAAAAGAGAGCCTTTAAAAGACACATCTTCCCCCATTTTACGAAGGTTACTGAAACCATTTAGGCCTATGGAATATAATTTTTACCACATTCTTGCATGCTGCTAAACGCTGGCTGTGTAAATAGTTAAATCTCTGTCCTTAATTGTTTATTGTAGATTATTTCAATAGGGTTGTAGTAGCCTAGACTAGTCTTCACATTTGGGAAAGCGAACTTCGACTAGATAATCAAGAAATTACACAATAACGACGACTTTGACTCCACTAGTTAAAACAGACGCGGTAGTCTTTATCTGATAAGGCTCCACTAACTCTTGTAGGTGATAGCGCGTCCACATCCTCCTTCCGGCGAAATTC
Encoded proteins:
- the kcnn2 gene encoding small conductance calcium-activated potassium channel protein 2 isoform X3, translating into MESPLQLQNDFYPEQQQLQHCKYQHYCGRQERSISQQDRGCTCNNYDARKSLISHGTSPTPHGTLRTPSVSSLRQGCQLSACEFTPSSHGSSSRHHHHHHQQCHSRQRGSPASSRRESNSYKQIAMSSCRYNGGVMRPLSNLSSSRRNVHEFDSESQPLQPISTADASDTLASKPENNSTTLMPYASGDGGGGCSHSGNKSGKKKNQNIGQKLGHRRALFEKRKRLSDYALIFGMFGIVVMVIETELSWGAYGKESLYSLALKCLISLSTIILLGLIIIYHAREIQLFMVDNAADDWRIAMTYERIFFICLEILVCAIHPIPGNYTFTWTARLAFSYAPSKANADVDIILSIPMFLRLYLIARVMLLHSKLFTDASSRSIGALNKINFNTRFVMKTLMTICPGTVLLVFTISLWIIAAWTVRACERYHDSLDVTSNFLGAMWLISITFLTIGYGDMVPNTYCGKGVCLLTGIMGAGCTALVVAVVAKKLELTKAEKHVHNFMMDTQLTKRVKNTAANVLRETWLIYKNTKLVRKMDHARVRKHQRKFLQAIHQPRTSCTS
- the kcnn2 gene encoding small conductance calcium-activated potassium channel protein 2 isoform X4, producing MESPLQLQNDFYPEQQQLQHCKYQHYCGRQERSISQQDRGCTCNNYDARKSLISHGTSPTPHGTLRTPSVSSLRQGCQLSACEFTPSSHGSSSRHHHHHHQQCHSRQRGSPASSRRESNSYKQIAMSSCRYNGGVMRPLSNLSSSRRNVHEFDSESQPLQPISTADASDTLASKPENNSTTLMPYASGDGGGGCSHSGNKSGKKKNQNIGQKLGHRRALFEKRKRLSDYALIFGMFGIVVMVIETELSWGAYGKESLYSLALKCLISLSTIILLGLIIIYHAREIQLFMVDNAADDWRIAMTYERIFFICLEILVCAIHPIPGNYTFTWTARLAFSYAPSKANADVDIILSIPMFLRLYLIARVMLLHSKLFTDASSRSIGALNKINFNTRFVMKTLMTICPGTVLLVFTISLWIIAAWTVRACERYHDSLDVTSNFLGAMWLISITFLTIGYGDMVPNTYCGKGVCLLTGIMGAGCTALVVAVVAKKLELTKAEKHVHNFMMDTQLTKRVKNTAANVLRETWLIYKNTKLVRKMDHARVRKHQRKFLQAIHQ
- the kcnn2 gene encoding small conductance calcium-activated potassium channel protein 2 isoform X2, translating into MESPLQLQNDFYPEQQQLQHCKYQHYCGRQERSISQQDRGCTCNNYDARKSLISHGTSPTPHGTLRTPSVSSLRQGCQLSACEFTPSSHGSSSRHHHHHHQQCHSRQRGSPASSRRESNSYKQIAMSSCRYNGGVMRPLSNLSSSRRNVHEFDSESQPLQPISTADASDTLASKPENNSTTLMPYASGDGGGGCSHSGNKSGKKKNQNIGQKLGHRRALFEKRKRLSDYALIFGMFGIVVMVIETELSWGAYGKESLYSLALKCLISLSTIILLGLIIIYHAREIQLFMVDNAADDWRIAMTYERIFFICLEILVCAIHPIPGNYTFTWTARLAFSYAPSKANADVDIILSIPMFLRLYLIARVMLLHSKLFTDASSRSIGALNKINFNTRFVMKTLMTICPGTVLLVFTISLWIIAAWTVRACERYHDSLDVTSNFLGAMWLISITFLTIGYGDMVPNTYCGKGVCLLTGIMGAGCTALVVAVVAKKLELTKAEKHVHNFMMDTQLTKRVKNTAANVLRETWLIYKNTKLVRKMDHARVRKHQRKFLQAIHQGSYQSPELWCGG